A single region of the Oncorhynchus kisutch isolate 150728-3 linkage group LG30, Okis_V2, whole genome shotgun sequence genome encodes:
- the LOC109875424 gene encoding epidermal retinol dehydrogenase 2-like has translation MDAPDSLIEKTIEVNTMTHFWTYKAFLPAMTVNNHDHLVSVASTAGLIGVNGLADYCASKFAAIGFAESVALELLATGKDGVKTTIVCPHFMNTGMFDGCNSK, from the exons ATGGACGCGCCAGACTCCCTCATTGAGAAAACCATTGAAGTAAACACCATGACACACTTTTGG aCTTATAAAGCCTTCCTCCCAGCGATGACTGTCAACAACCATGATCACCTGGTCAGTGTTGCTAGCACAGCGGGTCTGATTGGTGTCAATGGACTAGCAG ATTACTGTGCCAGCAAGTTTGCTGCTATTGGCTTTGCTGAGTCTGTGGCTCTGGAGCTGCTGGCAACAGGGAAGGATGGTGTCAAGACTACCATTGTGTGTCCACACTTCATGAACACTGGCATGTTCGATGGCTGCAATTCTAAGTAA